The Streptomyces sp. NBC_00306 sequence GGACGCACGGATCTCGATCTGCGTCGCGGGCCGCCGGTCGGAGAGTCCACCGAAATAGTGAGACCCCGCACGGGTGACGGTGCCGCTCGGCTCACCGTACGAAAGTCCGCGCGCTTCCAGCGCGCCCGTCAGCCACGACCAGCACACCTCCGGAAGCAGCGGGTCGGCGGCCATCTCCGGTTCGAGCTCCGCCCGCACCAGCGTCACCATCCGGAACGTGCCCTGCCAGGCGTCGTGGCCGGCCGGGTCGTGCAGCAGCACCAGACGTCCGTCGGCGAGATCGTCCTCGCCGTCGACCACCGCCGCCTCCAGTGCGTACGCGTGCGGGGCGAGCCGCTGTGGCGGCCGGGCCGGATCCACCTCGATCTCGGGGCGCAGCCGTGCGGCCCGCAGCGCATCGACCGCCTGTGAGAACGCGCGCGGGACGGCATTCCCCTCCGCGCTGTCCGTCGCATCAGCGCCGTTGGAATGATCCGGATGATCGGAAAACTGTCCCTGAGCCGCAGCCATGCGGGGAAGAGTAGGCGGA is a genomic window containing:
- a CDS encoding DUF3000 domain-containing protein, whose product is MAAAQGQFSDHPDHSNGADATDSAEGNAVPRAFSQAVDALRAARLRPEIEVDPARPPQRLAPHAYALEAAVVDGEDDLADGRLVLLHDPAGHDAWQGTFRMVTLVRAELEPEMAADPLLPEVCWSWLTGALEARGLSYGEPSGTVTRAGSHYFGGLSDRRPATQIEIRASWTPREGHGGVPDSGAHLAAWCDLLCQVAGLPPMPAGPADAVTGVVSLPQRRGPQHR